One window of Mediterraneibacter gnavus ATCC 29149 genomic DNA carries:
- a CDS encoding carbohydrate kinase family protein → MEKRFDVIAMGELLIDFTMNGQSEQGNNLFEACPGGAPCNVLAMLNKLGKKTAFLGKVGDDQFGRLLRDTISSAGIDASNLLTDDEVNTTLAFVHTFPDGDREFSFYRNPGADMMLREEEVEEDFIRQARLFHFGTLSMTHEEVRKATKKALKAAKDNGLLVSFDPNLRPPLWSSLDLAKEQMEYGFQYCDILKISDNEIQFVSGKEDYDEGIRYLQEKYQIPLILLTMGKDGSRAYYKGMRVERAGKSVKAIETTGAGDTFCGSSLNYILEHDFENLTEEQLGEMLTFANTAAALITTRKGAIRSMPEKEEVLEFLQK, encoded by the coding sequence ATGGAAAAAAGATTTGACGTAATCGCAATGGGAGAACTTTTGATTGATTTTACAATGAACGGACAGAGCGAACAGGGAAATAACCTGTTCGAAGCCTGCCCGGGAGGAGCGCCGTGTAATGTGCTGGCAATGCTGAACAAGCTTGGTAAAAAGACTGCATTTCTGGGAAAAGTAGGAGATGATCAGTTTGGAAGACTGCTGCGGGATACGATCAGCAGTGCAGGGATTGATGCATCTAATCTTCTGACTGATGATGAAGTGAACACGACGCTTGCATTTGTACATACTTTCCCGGATGGAGACCGAGAATTTTCTTTCTATAGAAATCCGGGGGCAGATATGATGCTTCGTGAGGAGGAAGTTGAGGAAGACTTTATCCGTCAGGCAAGACTGTTCCATTTCGGAACTCTGTCCATGACACATGAAGAAGTCAGAAAGGCAACAAAAAAAGCGCTTAAGGCAGCGAAGGACAATGGACTTTTAGTATCCTTTGATCCGAATCTGCGCCCGCCGCTGTGGAGTTCTCTGGATCTGGCGAAAGAACAGATGGAGTACGGATTCCAGTACTGTGATATTCTGAAAATTTCTGATAATGAGATTCAGTTTGTATCAGGAAAAGAAGATTACGATGAGGGAATCCGGTATCTTCAGGAGAAATATCAGATTCCGTTGATTCTTCTGACAATGGGGAAAGACGGAAGCCGTGCGTACTACAAGGGAATGCGTGTAGAAAGAGCCGGAAAATCAGTGAAGGCGATCGAAACGACAGGAGCCGGAGATACATTCTGCGGAAGCTCTTTAAATTATATTCTGGAGCATGATTTTGAAAATCTGACGGAAGAACAGCTGGGAGAAATGCTCACATTTGCAAATACAGCAGCAGCGCTGATTACAACCAGAAAAGGAGCGATTCGTTCCATGCCGGAGAAGGAAGAGGTTCTGGAATTTCTGCAAAAATAA
- a CDS encoding HPr family phosphocarrier protein: MPEAVAEELCVKFRNIDEIQEFAKAVNQFDGDVDLKQGRITIDAKSLLGICSMNIEEEMELQVFNGDAEELKELIKKFLV, translated from the coding sequence ATGCCGGAAGCAGTAGCAGAAGAATTGTGTGTGAAGTTTAGAAACATCGATGAAATACAGGAATTTGCAAAAGCAGTGAATCAGTTTGATGGAGATGTTGATCTGAAACAGGGGAGAATTACGATTGATGCGAAGTCTCTTCTGGGAATCTGCAGTATGAATATAGAGGAAGAGATGGAACTGCAGGTGTTTAATGGGGATGCAGAAGAATTGAAAGAATTGATCAAGAAATTTCTTGTTTAA
- the dapF gene encoding diaminopimelate epimerase, whose amino-acid sequence MKFTKMQGLGNDYVYVNGFEERIENPSEMAVKVSNRNFGVGSDGLILINPSEKADFEMEMYNADGSRGEMCGNGIRCVAKYVYDYGLTDKTHISVETLGGIKYLDLTVEDGKVVLVRVDMGSPILTPAQIPVIADEAEAVAVPILVDETEYQMTCVSMGNPHAVIFMDDIEHLEIEKIGPKFEHHERFPNRVNTEFVKVLDRHTASMRVWERGSGETLACGTGACAVAVACILGGYTENKVTVKLLGGDLLIEWDREQNKIYMTGPAEVVFDGVWKA is encoded by the coding sequence ATGAAATTTACAAAAATGCAGGGATTGGGCAATGATTATGTCTATGTGAATGGTTTTGAAGAACGGATTGAAAATCCTTCTGAAATGGCTGTAAAAGTGAGCAACCGGAATTTTGGAGTCGGTTCGGATGGACTGATTCTGATCAATCCGTCCGAGAAAGCAGATTTTGAGATGGAGATGTATAATGCAGACGGTTCCAGGGGAGAGATGTGTGGAAACGGAATTCGTTGTGTGGCAAAATATGTTTATGATTATGGTCTTACCGATAAGACACATATTTCTGTGGAGACACTGGGCGGGATTAAATATCTGGATCTGACTGTAGAGGATGGAAAAGTGGTTCTGGTAAGAGTGGACATGGGAAGTCCGATCCTGACACCGGCGCAGATTCCGGTCATCGCAGATGAGGCGGAAGCGGTTGCTGTTCCGATCCTTGTGGACGAAACAGAATACCAGATGACTTGTGTTTCTATGGGAAATCCTCATGCAGTCATATTTATGGATGATATCGAACATCTGGAGATTGAGAAGATCGGACCGAAATTCGAGCATCATGAACGATTTCCGAACAGAGTGAATACAGAATTCGTGAAAGTCTTAGACAGACACACGGCAAGTATGCGTGTCTGGGAGCGGGGATCCGGGGAGACACTTGCCTGTGGAACCGGAGCCTGTGCAGTGGCAGTGGCATGTATTCTCGGAGGATATACAGAAAACAAAGTGACGGTTAAGCTGCTCGGAGGAGATCTGCTGATCGAATGGGATCGTGAACAGAATAAAATCTATATGACAGGACCGGCAGAGGTTGTTTTTGACGGAGTGTGGAAGGCATAA
- the rplM gene encoding 50S ribosomal protein L13, translating to MKTYMANPDKIERKWYVVDAEGCTLGRLSSEIAKVLRGKNKPEYTPHVDTGDYVIVVNADKVKVTGKKLQQKIYYNHSDYVGGMRETTLAEMLAKKPEKVVELAVKGMLPKGPLGRAMIKKLHVYAGPEHNNQAQKPEVLTF from the coding sequence ATGAAAACTTATATGGCTAACCCAGACAAGATCGAAAGAAAATGGTATGTGGTTGACGCTGAAGGATGTACATTAGGACGTCTGTCTTCAGAGATCGCTAAAGTGTTAAGAGGAAAAAATAAACCAGAGTACACACCACACGTTGATACAGGAGATTACGTAATCGTTGTAAACGCTGATAAAGTGAAAGTAACAGGAAAGAAATTACAGCAGAAAATCTACTACAATCACTCTGATTATGTAGGTGGAATGAGAGAGACAACACTGGCTGAGATGCTTGCAAAGAAACCAGAAAAAGTTGTTGAACTTGCTGTAAAAGGAATGCTTCCAAAAGGACCTTTGGGAAGAGCAATGATCAAGAAACTTCATGTATACGCTGGACCAGAGCACAACAACCAGGCTCAGAAACCAGAAGTACTGACATTTTAA
- the rpsI gene encoding 30S ribosomal protein S9: protein MANAKYYGTGRRKKSVARVYLVPGTGKITINKRDIDEYLGLETLKVVVRQPLVATGTTDKFDVIVNVHGGGYTGQAGAIRHGISRALLEAEAEYRPVLKSAGYLTRDPRMKERKKYGLKAARRAPQFSKR from the coding sequence TTGGCTAACGCAAAATATTACGGAACAGGAAGAAGAAAAAAATCTGTTGCAAGAGTATATCTTGTACCGGGAACAGGAAAGATCACAATCAATAAAAGAGATATCGATGAGTATCTTGGACTGGAAACATTAAAAGTTGTTGTTCGTCAGCCACTCGTTGCTACAGGAACAACAGACAAATTTGATGTAATCGTAAACGTACATGGTGGTGGATACACAGGACAGGCTGGAGCAATCCGTCACGGAATCTCCAGAGCACTTCTTGAAGCTGAAGCTGAGTACAGACCAGTATTAAAGAGCGCTGGATACCTGACACGTGACCCACGTATGAAAGAACGTAAGAAATACGGTCTCAAGGCAGCTCGTCGCGCGCCTCAGTTCAGCAAGAGATAA
- a CDS encoding ParA family protein, producing the protein MNTQIIAIANQKGGVGKTTTCANLGIGLAQAGKKVLLIDGDPQGSLTISLGNPQPDKLPFTLSDAMGRILMDEPLRPGEGILHHPEGVDLMPADIQLSGMEVSLVNAMSRETVLRQYLDTLKGQYSHILIDCQPSLGMLTVNALAAANRIIIPVQAEYLPAKGLEQLLSTVNKVKRQINPKLQIDGILLTMVDSRTNFAKEISALLRETYGSKIKVFGTEIPHSVRAKEISAEGKSIFAHDPGGKVAEGYKNLTKEVLKLEKQREKNRAGLGR; encoded by the coding sequence ATGAACACGCAAATCATTGCCATTGCCAACCAGAAGGGCGGCGTTGGCAAAACCACCACCTGTGCCAATCTTGGAATCGGTTTGGCGCAGGCCGGAAAGAAAGTCCTGCTGATCGACGGAGACCCGCAAGGAAGCCTGACGATCAGCTTGGGCAATCCCCAGCCGGACAAGCTGCCCTTTACGCTGTCGGACGCTATGGGACGCATCCTGATGGATGAGCCGCTCCGTCCCGGCGAGGGTATCCTGCACCACCCTGAGGGCGTAGACCTGATGCCTGCGGACATCCAGTTATCCGGTATGGAAGTATCTCTGGTAAATGCCATGAGCCGTGAGACTGTCTTGCGGCAATATCTGGACACGCTGAAGGGGCAATACTCCCATATCCTCATCGACTGCCAGCCCTCTCTGGGGATGCTCACAGTCAATGCGCTGGCCGCTGCGAACAGGATCATAATTCCCGTTCAGGCAGAGTATCTGCCCGCCAAAGGGCTGGAACAACTGCTCTCCACGGTGAACAAGGTAAAGCGGCAGATCAACCCCAAGCTCCAGATAGACGGTATCCTGCTGACGATGGTGGACAGCCGAACCAACTTTGCCAAAGAGATCTCCGCGCTCCTGCGGGAGACCTATGGCAGCAAGATCAAAGTATTCGGCACAGAGATTCCCCATTCTGTTCGGGCAAAGGAAATCAGCGCCGAGGGAAAAAGCATTTTTGCCCATGATCCCGGCGGCAAGGTGGCAGAGGGCTACAAAAATCTGACGAAGGAGGTGTTGAAACTTGAAAAGCAGCGCGAAAAAAATAGAGCTGGCCTCGGTAGATGA
- a CDS encoding ParB/RepB/Spo0J family partition protein, whose amino-acid sequence MKSSAKKIELASVDDLFSTEEGRQDAKLEKIQEIPLSELHPFKNHPFKVKDDEAMMETADSIKQYGVLVPAIARPDPEGGYELVAGHRRHRASELAEKETMPVIVRDLDDDAATIIMVDSNLQRESLLPSERAFAYKMKLNAMKHQGERVDLTCSQVGNKLEGKKSSEVLAEQVGQSKNQIFRYIRLTELIPELMDMVDEKKIALNPAYELSFLKKEEQTDLLDAMDSEQATPSLSQAQRLKKYSQEGHLTLDMMRVIMGEEKKSDLDRVTFTSDTLRKYFPKSYTPQRMQETIIKLLEAWQKKRQRDQER is encoded by the coding sequence TTGAAAAGCAGCGCGAAAAAAATAGAGCTGGCCTCGGTAGATGATCTGTTTTCCACCGAAGAAGGTCGCCAGGATGCAAAGCTGGAAAAGATTCAGGAAATTCCGTTGTCTGAACTGCATCCGTTTAAGAACCACCCATTCAAAGTCAAGGATGACGAAGCCATGATGGAGACCGCTGACAGTATCAAGCAGTATGGCGTTCTGGTTCCGGCGATTGCCCGACCGGACCCGGAGGGCGGTTATGAGCTGGTGGCCGGACACAGGCGGCACAGAGCCAGTGAGCTGGCAGAAAAGGAAACTATGCCGGTCATTGTTCGGGATTTGGATGATGATGCCGCCACGATCATTATGGTTGACAGCAATTTACAACGAGAAAGCCTGCTCCCCAGTGAAAGAGCATTTGCTTATAAAATGAAGCTGAATGCCATGAAACATCAGGGGGAGAGAGTTGATTTAACTTGTTCCCAAGTTGGGAACAAGTTAGAGGGCAAGAAGTCCAGCGAGGTTTTGGCAGAGCAAGTTGGGCAGAGTAAAAACCAGATTTTTCGCTATATCCGTCTGACAGAGCTGATTCCAGAATTGATGGATATGGTGGATGAAAAGAAGATTGCCCTGAACCCAGCCTATGAGCTGTCCTTTCTCAAAAAAGAAGAACAGACAGATCTGCTGGACGCCATGGACAGCGAACAGGCTACCCCTTCCCTTTCCCAAGCCCAGCGGCTCAAGAAATACAGCCAGGAGGGGCATCTGACCCTCGATATGATGCGTGTCATCATGGGTGAGGAAAAGAAAAGTGATCTGGACCGAGTGACATTTACCTCTGACACCTTGCGGAAGTATTTCCCTAAAAGCTATACGCCCCAGCGGATGCAGGAAACCATCATCAAGCTGCTGGAGGCATGGCAGAAAAAGCGTCAGAGAGACCAGGAACGATGA
- a CDS encoding DUF5720 family protein, whose product MRDISARELKGHNILAVERFWDNTRWMIEFSVLRPSTPYGSPGDEMRLFLTEDGYQSALQSQQRREIKIKRHARVIEGHVLDVKKKRRK is encoded by the coding sequence ATGAGGGATATTTCAGCCCGTGAGCTGAAAGGACACAACATTCTCGCCGTAGAGAGGTTTTGGGATAACACCCGCTGGATGATTGAGTTTTCCGTCCTGCGTCCCAGCACTCCTTACGGCAGCCCCGGAGATGAAATGCGGCTGTTTTTGACTGAGGACGGGTATCAGTCCGCCCTGCAAAGCCAGCAGCGCAGGGAGATCAAGATCAAAAGGCACGCCCGTGTAATTGAGGGGCATGTCTTGGATGTAAAGAAAAAACGGAGAAAATAA
- a CDS encoding DUF6017 domain-containing protein: MAVYRVQRTRDYTVMSNYHLKDKGLTLKSKGLLSMILSLPEEWNYTTRGLASICKEGVDAIGSALKELETAGYIVRRQLRGTNGRITDTEYIIYEQPQPKKPDLSQPDTASPDTENPDMVKPDTEKPAELNIEKSNTEKSITYGSSTDSIPFRETAAARPPERKGRDAMSVTEIENYRELILENIEYDCLKQRYPLYLDDLNEIVELLVETVCAKRKTTRISGADFPHEIVRSRFLKLDSSHIEFVMDCLQKNTTQVRNMKQYLLAVLFNAPTTMNNHFTSLVNHDMHAGGW; this comes from the coding sequence ATGGCAGTCTACCGCGTACAACGGACACGCGATTACACCGTTATGTCAAATTATCATCTGAAGGATAAGGGGCTGACCTTAAAGTCTAAGGGTCTGCTCTCCATGATCCTGTCGCTCCCAGAGGAGTGGAATTACACTACAAGAGGTCTGGCTTCCATCTGTAAGGAGGGTGTGGACGCCATTGGCTCTGCACTCAAAGAGCTGGAAACAGCTGGCTACATTGTTCGCAGGCAGCTTCGCGGCACGAATGGCCGTATTACTGATACCGAGTACATCATTTATGAACAGCCACAGCCAAAGAAGCCAGATCTGTCCCAGCCGGATACGGCTTCACCAGATACGGAAAACCCGGATATGGTAAAACCGGATACGGAAAAGCCCGCAGAATTAAATATAGAGAAATCAAATACAGAAAAATCAATTACTTATGGATCAAGTACCGATTCCATTCCCTTCCGGGAAACAGCGGCGGCAAGACCGCCGGAACGGAAAGGAAGGGATGCGATGTCTGTCACAGAGATAGAAAATTATCGGGAGTTGATTTTGGAGAATATCGAGTATGACTGCTTGAAGCAGCGTTATCCTCTCTACCTGGATGACCTGAATGAGATCGTAGAGCTGTTGGTAGAAACCGTCTGTGCCAAACGAAAGACCACCCGGATTTCTGGGGCAGACTTCCCTCACGAGATCGTGCGTTCCCGTTTTTTGAAGTTGGATAGCTCCCACATCGAGTTTGTCATGGACTGTCTGCAAAAGAACACCACCCAGGTACGCAACATGAAGCAGTACCTGCTTGCGGTGCTGTTCAATGCGCCTACCACCATGAACAATCACTTCACTTCATTGGTCAACCACGATATGCACGCAGGCGGCTGGTAA
- a CDS encoding BRO family protein translates to MNQMEIFKNPEFGSIRVIEENGKYLFCGTDVAAALGYSNPRDAIIRHCRYVVKRDAPHPQSPDRKISMTFIPEGDLYRLIVHSKLPSAEQFERWVFDEVLPTIRKHGAYLTKEKLWEVATSPEALMKLCSDLLAEREANISLRKENAQLEGKAAFYDLFIDLKHSTNLRTTAKELDVPERRFVRFLIERRFVYRTASGNVLPYANVKNAGLFCVKDYCNHGHTGSYTLVTPQGKLYFAQLREMILLVS, encoded by the coding sequence ATGAACCAGATGGAAATTTTCAAAAACCCGGAGTTTGGCAGTATCCGTGTCATTGAGGAAAACGGCAAATACCTGTTCTGCGGAACGGATGTGGCCGCTGCGCTGGGGTACAGCAATCCCCGCGATGCAATTATCCGCCATTGTAGGTATGTCGTGAAACGCGACGCACCTCACCCACAAAGCCCTGACCGCAAAATCAGTATGACTTTTATCCCAGAAGGCGATTTGTACCGCCTGATCGTTCATAGCAAATTGCCATCGGCAGAGCAGTTTGAACGGTGGGTATTCGATGAGGTCCTGCCTACCATTCGCAAGCACGGAGCCTATCTCACAAAAGAGAAGCTGTGGGAGGTAGCCACTTCCCCGGAAGCTCTGATGAAGCTCTGCTCAGACCTGTTGGCTGAGCGTGAAGCAAATATTTCTCTGCGTAAGGAAAATGCACAGCTGGAGGGCAAAGCCGCTTTCTATGACCTGTTCATCGACTTAAAGCACAGCACCAATCTCAGGACTACCGCCAAAGAGTTGGATGTCCCGGAGCGCCGGTTTGTTCGGTTTCTGATAGAACGGCGGTTTGTGTACCGCACGGCATCCGGCAATGTGCTGCCTTATGCCAATGTGAAAAATGCAGGGCTGTTTTGCGTCAAAGACTACTGCAACCACGGCCATACCGGTTCCTACACGCTGGTCACGCCCCAGGGCAAGCTCTATTTTGCCCAGCTGCGGGAGATGATCTTGCTGGTCTCATAA
- a CDS encoding DUF5720 family protein: MQEGKTIGQLMEEMRQKAGAQNYHGHDYMDLQRFAENTRHMIIFDVLTHDSPVGWKGERTRLFLSDIGYEKALDSQAKGQIKILSHAKVRNGDLFYDHKN, from the coding sequence ATGCAGGAAGGCAAAACAATCGGTCAGCTGATGGAGGAAATGCGCCAGAAAGCCGGGGCGCAGAACTACCACGGCCATGACTACATGGATCTCCAGCGATTTGCGGAGAACACGCGGCACATGATTATTTTTGATGTGCTGACGCATGACTCCCCGGTGGGCTGGAAAGGAGAACGCACCCGCCTGTTTTTGTCAGATATAGGCTATGAAAAAGCTCTGGACAGTCAGGCAAAGGGGCAGATCAAGATTCTCAGCCATGCAAAGGTCAGAAATGGAGATTTGTTTTATGACCACAAAAATTAG
- a CDS encoding DUF4313 domain-containing protein, producing the protein MNEEKKVPFKWEYGEETISLQLGMYANNQRLYIGMITHTEDGAEPFADMTVNLPGYSLDPGEAFISGDISKDLLRFIRENKLGKVLPYQVQSGYGKYSAVAFDLEKLKAFDPKGVAEFRKEWNLPDKKPVKKKNRGMER; encoded by the coding sequence ATGAATGAGGAAAAGAAAGTACCCTTCAAGTGGGAATATGGGGAAGAAACCATATCGCTGCAACTTGGGATGTATGCGAATAATCAGCGGCTCTATATCGGCATGATTACCCATACAGAAGATGGAGCAGAGCCGTTTGCAGATATGACGGTGAACCTTCCAGGGTATTCCCTGGACCCTGGAGAGGCGTTTATTTCCGGTGACATCAGCAAGGACCTGCTGCGATTTATTAGAGAGAACAAATTGGGGAAGGTGCTTCCCTATCAGGTGCAGTCCGGTTATGGAAAATATTCTGCTGTTGCCTTTGATCTGGAAAAGTTGAAGGCATTTGACCCTAAAGGCGTGGCAGAGTTTCGGAAAGAGTGGAATCTGCCGGATAAAAAGCCGGTAAAGAAAAAGAACCGCGGGATGGAGCGATGA